acccccgcccggcctcgatcgtcgtctctgccgcgcccgcgccgccgtcgtcgtcgagccccgcccggcggccgtcgagtctccgccgtacgtcgtcctcgcgcggctctgctcggccccgtggccggccagcacgcccagccgccatgcatgcatggccatgcatccatagcctgttttagatagttttttagatactttttagatagtttttttagatagttttttaggtagtgtttgatatatatgttagatttaaatgtattaaaatttaattagtagtttattcttagtttttagatagtttttgatatatgttaattagatttaaatgtattaaaatttaattagtactttatttagatagttttttagatagtttttattatagtttttgatatatttagtaattattattctatctctctctctatatgtgttagatttaattttgatttagtaaaattctatctatgtatatatgttaggtttaattagatttagtaattaattctatctagagattctatatgtatacatatatatgtacttaattatttctatgtgtatatatacatgtacttaattatttccatgtgttgagagagagagaaaattgtatctagagagacattctatgtgttatcacatgcatatctagagatatatacatatgcacttattctatgtgttgagagagagagagaaaattgtatcattctatatgtatatatacatgtacttatttccatgttttttggatcgaaagtgttttttattcgattccaaagcctataccttattattgtttatccttatgaaatattatgtgttattatatttaattggatttagtaattctatatgtgttatcacatgtacttatgttatgtgccatagtaattctatctatgtgttatcttgaagatacaaatggctgctccggatgataacttgaatgatgacataatggcgaatattatcaacgccggcaccaatgtggatgtagatgacacgagtcagtactttgctgattatgatgatatcctgaatatgccggtggttgaagatcaacaaattgtcgcgcaagaaaatactggcgaggtatattcgattatctatcatctcttatagatgcatgcgtacgtatatttgttgttaatcgttgtgtttctactcatgtagccggtctctggatctacatcaaccaccggcaagagtaggaaagtccgagggccaaaaaagccattagagggccgtttcataatatcagaattcgacaccgacaccggcaaaccattgggaccacatgctcagacatatgtcaatcaatgtgggttcattgtaagggataggatcccagttagtgctcgtgaatggaagcagaagatatccgctcctaatgttagttttgtatctgatcgtgacaagaacctagcttggagagatatcactcagcatttcacattacaagcagatgatgctttgaaggagctagtgagggattggacaatgaagaagatggcaacattgttccagagttggaagaagacattgtataaaaagtttatcttgaagaatgaaacgccgaatttcaatgctaaggcgtttgtcaagttggagtcccattgggatgacttcgtacaatacaagacatctcaagagagtgaggaacgtgtgatgaggaatcagcagaatgcccgacagaagcaataccatcatcgcatgggatcaggtggttataggagtgctattcccaagtggcagaacctagaagcagagattactgccaagggaatcatacctaaaacaatagagaagaactggcctcaacgcgcgaagaattggttctacgctcatgggggaagcctagacccagacactggcaagctaattttcggccaaaaaattgagagagcaacacagagactagctcgtgctagggaagaagctgatagtggtgttttcaagcccaacagagaaaaggatgaattgacatatgccctagagaatcccgaacacggtggtcgaacaagaggctatggggcggttccgtggctacaagcattcccagcagacagggatacctacagaagccgccagagaaagaaggatgaggaggcagaccgaatccgtgtattggagcaatttgttaatgagtcacgacaagcattgcttgaatcacgtgaacgagaaaaatctcttgaggcaagaatgcaggaggagatcaagaggcaagtgcagctagcaatgagtcaaatgcaatcgacgccgggagtcaccattagccccgttggtcagatgaaaagcagttgtgcttccacggagctgccagttattcaaggtgatgctagggttgcgcttccctgttgatgacattaccgagcctctaacaacatgtgagctgcacattccagatggtaataatgcatcaatcatggtggctgtcggggttgtatctccaatagaccgaacgaagacaccaagaatccatgggtcagttattcaacctggatatgctagcgtctcggtcgatagagtgctcaaaggttacagcaatgttcctcttgacattgaaggcggtgatggggagaagacactaggagaagcagagaagacatttattcaatggcgcaaacgcttcatcatcattcctggggcgccaccgcttcccctacctcaccctaggtacgaatgatagtgaatgaaatattatttttccattaattttatattggcttcaaaaataattgaccacaacttgtttttgtagcagggtctccccccagcctagcccaatcattcattccccatctcatcacagcgtcgcggggggcgagacgacttcatccccacggcgatctccaactcctacaccggccccatcgcctccacaacgatctccaactcctacaccggccccaccgcctccacaacgatctccaacgcctccacgctggACTCCAACACCTGGCCTCATCACCTCCAcgcggtctccaacaccgcccccaccaccctccacagcgacgcactacaaagacgtctaaggtcccggcggcaaagaagacccccaaaaaagagttatttctcaagaaatacttcctgaaaagactgatgagcaaatagcagctgaagaaggcaaaaaagtgaaagatttttttatagatatccaaaagcagagacaagcgaagcttaaggagaagtcgtacttttacataccacgagatcagctgaggcagaaggtcgaagctcacaagaaaaagatgcttgaagttcgtaagccaccgccactatcagactatgactgctccctcgtgaagtcacatgatgcacataagaaaaggaaaagagcatcagggaaggatgtcccacagctcggacaacagaagcaaccaatgtaaaatcttgttgttgctaatctcaaccctgcaaacaccacctcctttgtaaatgtgccaacaccaccaagtgtacaccaccatgtgtatatgtttagcattttcacaatcattccCAAAGgatattagccactcaacttgccacgccactcgatcctagcgacaatgcaaagttagatcactcgagtggcactagatgaccgatatgcaaacaagtttgccctcttgatagtacggccatctatcctaaactcggtcataaacttctctacacacctatgaccggtgaaatgaaataccctaggttatacctttgccttgcgcattccattccatctccttcaatgtcgatgcaacacatgcaccaacacgatcaacaatgatatgatccacttcatatcatcacatgatcatattggttcatcgatcttgactttacttgctcttcatcgttgccatcgtccatcgacgccaagtcttgctcaagcttcaccgccacgcggtccatcactccaaagccttcgacttgcccttcatgcttgcaaccggtccatcaagccaagttgtcttaatcttctccaccttgatcacatgactcaatgtcatgtctcatgtgcaataagctccttcatcatcacatgcgtgagctttgcaacatctccaagccattttcaccttcatggcatatgttgctcacacacatgtacctatggactaatcacccgtgtatctcacataaacacaattagtccacctaagttgtcactcaatgtATTACAAACATAATTTATTTCACATGCCCATCTTAATTTCATCTTATCTTCATTTTAGGATGACTACAAAGCACTAGCTCCAGATGAGAATTCAAAAGTACTTGATGGGAAAGCATTGTACACCATGGCACGTGGAATGCCCCATGGCCGTGTTCTAATAGGCGATGGTGCTGTGGATAAGGCATGTGTTCTAGTACATGCCAAATCAGCATCGGTTATGCCACCCAATCATGATAAGTATCGAAGTGTGATCGCTGAAAATGAGCGATTGAAAGAAACTAATGGGCTACTCATTGAGGAAAATGGTGTCCATCGTGACCTTGTCATGGTAAAAATTGTTTATTATTTACAACATTTAACTCGCCCTATGCATGCATTTTTATGTGGGTGCCTTTTAACTGTAGAGAATTTATGCGGATTTAAAAAAAGAACCACCTGCTGATCTGCTGCAGCGCCTAGCAAACATTGATGCCCGCCGCAACCAGGTTACAACATTCATTTTATTATCTTGCACGTTTCATACTTTGTATTTTCTGGACATTTCATCTAGAGATTTAATAATGTTTGGTGGCAGAATGGCAATGCGAGTTGCAGCAGTGAACAAGTGGCTTCTTGTTGATTAGAAATGCCATTCTTAGTTTTATGTTGATGGTAAGGTAGCCAAGATCAGTTTTGCTTGGCGTAAAAATGGACAAAAAGAGAATCTTTATGTAAACAGTAACATTGATATAAGGCCTTAAGATCATCCTTTATCTTGACAACTCATTCTTCTATGCTTTACTGAGTAAACAAAAAGTGTAATGTGAATAAGCAAGAAAAACAGTAATGACACAATTTGTTTGCACAGATATTTTTAGGTGTTTATAAAAAAAGATATTTTTTAGGGAATATGTATTGGTTCACTTGAGTTTTGCTAATAATAGGAAACTAGTATATTGAGTACAACTATATTGCTTCTTGCAGACTACAAGTTTATCACTTGGAGGCTCTGAATCTGTTGATAATGGTTGGTACAACTACAACtacaatgatgatgaatttgatgatgATTACACTATTGATGGCGCTGATGAGGAGGATTACACTGATGAGGATAGCACTGATGATGAAGCTGATGAGGACATGTCAGGTGATGATGGCATGTACGAGGAAGATGATCATGATGACATTTATGATGAAGCCAATAATCTACAGAATGCTGACTGGGAACTGGATAATGATGGCAATGGCTGCAGAGATGTTGAAAATGTCCAAGGTGACGATGAGCACTTAACTGGCCATGCACGCAACAAAAAGATGAGAGTGGCAACAGATGGGAGTGGCACACGACATGGTAACGCCAATGGCTCCAAGTGACTGGTAGGCTGTAGTTTGGATTTCCTTTTGGTCTAATTTGGTAGAAACCAACAGTGTTGTAGTGTATTGGTGCTGGTACCCTCCAAATGCAAGTGCGCACCAACTAACCTTTTGCTGATCGATGTAGTAAGCAATGTTGCCTTAAGCATGTGTTGCTGACATGTAGGCATGACTGGTGCTG
The Miscanthus floridulus cultivar M001 unplaced genomic scaffold, ASM1932011v1 fs_9_1_2, whole genome shotgun sequence genome window above contains:
- the LOC136533569 gene encoding uncharacterized protein, which gives rise to MPPNHDKYRSVIAENERLKETNGLLIEENGVHRDLVMRIYADLKKEPPADLLQRLANIDARRNQTTSLSLGGSESVDNGWYNYNYNDDEFDDDYTIDGADEEDYTDEDSTDDEADEDMSGDDGMYEEDDHDDIYDEANNLQNADWELDNDGNGCRDVENVQGDDEHLTGHARNKKMRVATDGSGTRHGNANGSK